A genomic window from Daphnia magna isolate NIES linkage group LG9, ASM2063170v1.1, whole genome shotgun sequence includes:
- the LOC123475924 gene encoding mucin-3A-like — translation MESSTDYAIDTEEIQSSNDLSTPDASTVADITSTENDPTSSETSLSLELADLEGSSSVADWSSPEVFTESALLSSASTDVEMMDVQTVSSKEFAALSSATSLAEELVISKLSSISMETSTEVNFSPSISNEVSPTFEPIPHSSLVDTSSTLLYNIVDLSTTNSPSQPDIITAETKIVDEENEFVSSTTNSLLEVSQTNLPTDEVVSSLISFAVDENDNVDTTRSVDMSEPTESVPVSTEEGGSYTAVKELYSSTIYTSLEQTPISLETNPPELTTESLTSVIIERTSSSEGYNNEVFTPSAGASSNEEFTVDELTPTDTGTSTDGSFLMADEFSGTSELPPNFVDTYPFSISAEFSTDHFNFLSGNSVSSGEDVQTAEEFQTSYLPILHEVTTSDTTLMDKEDVIFPSTTSLYVEDLQSNVPTEETLSSVFPFDMSGFFEETLDPLETNPSVLLTDSPASFQSLSTLNELSGDFTSFDPSLSTTSPPISDEVKPLGTDLTTSDEELTQVSTPTHNFENEGFEDNSFLTLDEDGSGTPGFLISTDQPHETVGVTISPINLFPSSLARLEDAFTSSFASTQISDTSQPSTISDISSTDVTFDSTSFPIAVSSESIADAITSLPATHRPTLEVSTSSVLPMDYDVMA, via the exons ATGGAATCGTCTACTGACTACGCG ATAGATACTGAAGAAATTCAATCGTCTAATGACCTCTCGACCCCTGATGCTTCCACCGTTGCGGATATTACCAGTACCGAAAACGATCCTACGTCCTCTGAGACGAGTCTCTCATTGGAACTCGCTGATTTAGAAGGTAGTTCATCAGTAGCTGACTGGAGTTCGCCTGAAGTTTTCACAGAGTCAGCCTTACTGTCTTCTGCATCCACCGACGTTGAAATGATGGACGTTCAGACAGTTAGTAGCAAGGAATTTGCTGCTCTTTCATCCGCAACGTCTTTGGCCGAAGAGCTTGTAATTAGCAAACTTTCTTCTATATCCATGGAAACATCGACCGAAGTTAATTTTTCTCCTTCAATATCTAACGAAGTGTCTCCGACATTTGAACCGATCCCTCATTCCAGCTTGGTAGATACTTCCTCCACGCTCCTTTACAATATCGTGGACCTTTCAACTACGAATTCGCCTAGTCAACCTGACATTATCACTGCAGAAACTAAAATAGTGGACGAGGAAAATGAATTCGTCTCTTCTACGACAAACAGTCTCTTGGAAGTTTCCCAGACAAACCTTCCAACCGACGAAGTCGTTTCTTCGCTTATTTCCTTCGCTGTGGATGAAAACGACAATGTCGATACTACTCGTTCCGTAGATATGTCAGAGCCAACAGAAAGTGTTCCAGTTTCTACAGAAGAAGGTGGCTCGTACACAGCTGTGAAAGAGCTTTATTCAAGCACGATCTACACATCCCTGGAACAAACGCCAATCTCCTTGGAAACAAATCCTCCAGAATTAACGACTGAATCGCTTACTAGTGTCATCA TAGAGCGTACGAGCAGTTCGGAAGGTTATAACAATGAAGTATTTACTCCTTCAGCCGGAGCGTCTTCTAACGAGGAGTTTACCGTCGACGAATTAACGCCAACTGACACGGGAACATCGACCGATGGCTCTTTTTTAATGGCTGACGAATTTTCTGGGACATCTGAACTGCCTCCTAACTTTGTAGATACTTATCCATTTTCCATCTCCGCTGAATTTTCAACGGatcatttcaattttctttctgGAAATTCAGTTTCGTCCGGCGAAGATGTGCAAACTGCAGAGGAGTTTCAAACTTCTTATTTGCCTATTTTGCATGAAGTAACCACTTCTGATACTACATTAATGGACAAGGAagatgtcattttcccatctACGACCAGCCTCTACGTGGAAGATTTACAGTCAAACGTTCCAACTGAGGAAACACTTTCTTCAGTTTTTCCCTTCGACATGTCTGGCTTTTTCGAAGAAACGCTGGATCCCTTGGAAACAAACCCTTCCGTGTTATTGACTGACTCGCCTGCATCATTTCAGTCTCTTAGCACATTGAACGAGCTGTCTGGAGATTTCACTTCTTTTGATCCATCGTTGTCCACCACGAGTCCTCCCATCTCAGATGAGGTTAAACCGTTGGGGACAGATTTGACAACGTCAGATGAAGAATTAACACAAGTTTCGACCCCAACacacaattttgaaaacgaaGGTTTTGAAGACAACTCGTTCTTAACGCTGGATGAGGATGGAAGCGGAACCCCAGGCTTTCTAATTTCTACTGACCAACCACATGAAACAGTCGGTGTAACGATCAGCCCCATCAACTTGTTCCCTTCTTCGCTAGCACGTCTCGAGGACGCATTTACCAGCAGTTTTGCATCAACGCAAATTTCTGATACTTCACAGCCGTCAACCATCAGCGATATTTCATCAACTGATGTGACGTTCGATAGTACGTCTTTCCCTATTGCTGTTTCTTCTGAATCGATTGCTGACGCCATAACTTCACTACCCGCTACTCACCGGCCTACCCTTGAAGTAAGTACGTCTTCGGTGCTGCCCATGGATTATGACGTGATGGCTTAG
- the LOC123475999 gene encoding serine-rich adhesin for platelets-like isoform X2 has translation MLDEFYGTSELPQNLADTSTFFMPTELSTNHQNFVSEYSVTPGANMQTLTEEKLSSSFLPTSPEITTFGTELVDMENNRVSPTTSLFLEDFQSNVTSGETLSSPISFDMLVSSSGSFEQTLTPLQTSPLVVMTDSLTTASLLNVDTSDNEDFVSFGSSTSDSLSEFQLLGADFTTPDVVIDVSTAAPISENEGSAENSILTVEDEGSGTGTPGFLNDTAQPTQTTIPEIDLTTNGPFSSPAVSIWETFHTDGTVASSVESTSARGVSDNLIGQELANDSFASMGFSETTNLSPLISSSSEMSIASTPTTVDILSTETPSSQMPIDVTTSAGSQSTVESTTSLPSLVPNVLHLSSQSPIFDVVTVSLKPPSAYNMIASSTGVWNNTSSESPPFGSSGPSKDSLSSSPTFTTEINTPSISTYPVNSFPVSQESVTLDEFPPSSTTSRSASLPSFSSSTMAVSTTSPDTVPSSSTNSAIVTSISPTASDIPTSTTVPPIINLWNLLIARITTANGIPFLTKNVTSISSISDGITSGSHNEELKGSSTSSMPSPTENSTFVTRPFWLVTRPSGDSPLVLSTGQTFSKESMPTPVAISRTTTPTAEPSVQTSTMDSSTHSDLILTLPVWLQSNITNPSKLTTTRLSSPKTSSTEALHDVTSESTTSTTPLPTTSSSLNFLTNLIVNGHPYIKNCTEHVVHSSSSISSVTNNVTNKIIFQMNMTADMGNQLNSSFHLEKWSEALNQFLSFSHLKTQREEIQSSAICEAAGDSILLKSLLCSNQSLSTKGERFPNLMQLIRHLAPSIIANLTTAMNVTEIQNSVNVTEFEINQTSTESTIPIPTESTTMSTLLMQRFTESFLLNLSTSAFNNVPVSPLPTVLNISLESLMENLTEQLKDTQLTDVISAVNRLSQNISEGFLESLIQNNNSNSDVFFSQPIKFESVKEDVITTQEHTSTSSTMIPTTEVHDVLQKDFWKINKRNPIKKLQRVADAGRVIPPSFGLSWRGTMKPVSSIFRFFAKPAVGRL, from the exons ATGTTGGACGAATTTTATGGAACATCTGAGCTGCCCCAAAACCTTGCAGATACTTCCACATTTTTCATGCCGACCGAGCTGTCAACCAAtcatcaaaattttgtttctgaATACTCTGTGACGCCCGGTGCAAATATGCAAACTCTTACCGAAGAGAAGCTGTCGTCTTCATTTTTACCTACTTCACCGGAAATTACTACTTTTGGCACTGAACTGGTAGACATGGAAAACAACCGTGTATCACCTACGACCAGCCTCTTCTTGGAGGATTTCCAGTCAAATGTAACATCCGGGGAAACTCTTTCTTCTCCCATTTCTTTTGATATGTTAGTCTCTTCTAGTGGTTCATTCGAACAAACCCTGACCCCTTTGCAAACGAGTCCTTTAGTAGTAATGACCGATTCACTTACAACTGCATCATTGCTGAATGTTGACACCTCAGACAACGAagatttcgtttcttttggCTCATCTACTTCAGATTCTTTAAGTGAATTTCAGCTACTGGGGGCAGATTTTACGACGCCTGATGTAGTAATTGATGTTTCGACCGCTGCACCAATTTCCGAAAACGAAGGCTCTGCCGAAAACTCGATCCTAACTGTAGAAGACGAAGGAAGTGGAACAGGAACTCCAGGCTTTTTAAATGATACTGCCCAACCGACTCAAACTACCATCCCTGAAATTGATTTGACGACGAATGGACCATTTTCTTCGCCAGCTGTCAGCATCTGGGAAACGTTTCACACGGATGGAACAGTCGCGTCTAGTGTTGAAAGTACGTCAGCAAGGGGAGTGTCAGACAATCTGATCGGGCAAGAACTTGCAAATGATTCATTTGCATCTATGGGTTTTTCTGAAACTACTAATCTCAGTCCGTTGATTAGTTCTTCTTCTGAAATGTCGATCGCCTCCACACCAACAACTGTCGACATTTTATCTACTGAGACTCCATCGAGTCAGATGCCTATTGATGTCACAACTTCTGCTGGATCACAGTCGACAGTAGAGTCAACAACGTCTCTGCCATCTCTTGTGCCGAATGTTCTACATCTTTCCAGTCAAAGTCCGATCTTCGATGTGGTGACTGTATCATTAAAGCCCCCATCAGCTTATAACATGATTGCTAGTTCGACAGGAGTATGGAACAACACTTCATCAGAGAGCCCACCTTTCGGTTCTAGTGGTCCATCGAAAGATTCACTCTCTTCGTCACCTACCTTTACAACGGAAATCAATACACCTAGCATTTCAACGTATCCCGTCAATTCGTTTCCCGTTTCCCAGGAATCGGTCACATTAGATGAATTTCCACCTTCTTCAACAACTTCTCGTTCAGCATCGCTGCCTTCCTTTTCTTCGTCTACTATGGCAGTGTCAACGACCTCCCCTGATACGGTGCCTTCGTCTTCAACGAACTCTGCAATCGTGACGTCTATCTCTCCAACTGCTTCAGACATTCCGACATCAACAACTGTTCCTCCTATCATAAACCTATGGAATTTATTAATCGCAAGGATAACCACAGCCAATGGAATCCcctttttaacaaaaaatgtcACGTCGATCTCTTCGATTTCTGATGGCATCACTTCCGGTTCACATAACGAAGAGCTTAAAGGTTCCTCAACATCTTCAATGCCCAGCCCAACAG AAAATTCTACGTTTGTAACCCGTCCGTTTTGGTTGGTAACTCGTCCCAGCGGCGATTCACCTCTTGTATTATCGACCGGCCAAACGTTTTCGAAAGAAAGCATGCCGACACCTGTTGCTATTTCTCGCACAACGACACCTACCGCCGAACCTTCCGTGCAGACGTCCACGATGGACTCTTCTACTCACTCCG ATCTTATTTTGACTCTTCCGGTTTGGTTACAAAGTAATATCACGAATCCGTCAAAGTTAACGACCACACGACTGTCCAGCCCAAAAACATCGTCCACAGAAG CACTTCACGACGTCACTTCTGAATCGACAACATCAACGACGCCTCTGCCAACAACTTCGTCTTCGCTGAATTTTTTAACGAATTTAATCGTCAACGGCCATCCATACATTAAGAATTGTACAGAACATGTAGTGCATTCGTCCTCTTCCATCTCTTCTGTAACCAACAACGTCACTAACAAAATCATCTTCCAAATGAACATGACAGCTGACATGGGAAATCAGCTGAATTCTTCGTTTCATCTCGAGAAGTGGTCAGAAGCGCTGAATCAGTTTCTCAGTTTCTCACATCTGAAAACTCAGCGGGAAGAAATCCAATCATCAGCCATTTGTGAAGCCGCTGGAGATTCAATACTTCTTAAATCTTTACTCTGTTCCAACCAATCACTTTCAACCAAAGGAGAGCGTTTCCCCAATCTTATGCAACTCATTAGACACTTAGCGCCTTCAATTATTGCTAACTTGACAACAGCTATGAATGTAACAGAAATTCAGAACTCTGTCAACGTAACTGAGTTCGAAATTAACCAAACTAGCACTGAATCGACCATCCCCATACCCACGGAAAGTACCACAATGTCAACTCTTCTGATGCAGCGCTTTACAGAATCTTTCCTTCTAAACTTGTCAACATCTGCCTTTAATAACGTACCTGTATCTCCTTTACCGACAGTGTTAAACATTAGTTTAGAATCTCTGATGGAAAATCTAACAGAACAGTTGAAAGATACTCAACTGACTGATGTCATATCAGCAGTCAACCGCCTCAGCCAAAACATCTCTGAAGGCTTCCTGGAAAGTCTTATTCAGAACAATAATTCGAACAGTGACGTGTTTTTCAGTCAACCCATTAAATTTGAAAGTGTAAAGGAAGATGTAATTACCACCCAAGAACACACGTCGACATCGTCAACAATGATTCCTACTACAGAAGTACACGATGTCCTGCAAAAAGATTTTTGGAAGATAAACAAGCGAAATCCCATCAAAAAGCTACAGCGTGTTGCAGATGCGGGTCGTGTCATCCCACCATCTTTTGGCCTGTCATGGCGGGGCACGATGAAACCCGTCTCGAgtattttccgttttttcgcCAAACCTGCAGTTGGTCGTCTGTAG
- the LOC123475999 gene encoding serine-rich adhesin for platelets-like isoform X1, which yields MLDEFYGTSELPQNLADTSTFFMPTELSTNHQNFVSEYSVTPGANMQTLTEEKLSSSFLPTSPEITTFGTELVDMENNRVSPTTSLFLEDFQSNVTSGETLSSPISFDMLVSSSGSFEQTLTPLQTSPLVVMTDSLTTASLLNVDTSDNEDFVSFGSSTSDSLSEFQLLGADFTTPDVVIDVSTAAPISENEGSAENSILTVEDEGSGTGTPGFLNDTAQPTQTTIPEIDLTTNGPFSSPAVSIWETFHTDGTVASSVESTSARGVSDNLIGQELANDSFASMGFSETTNLSPLISSSSEMSIASTPTTVDILSTETPSSQMPIDVTTSAGSQSTVESTTSLPSLVPNVLHLSSQSPIFDVVTVSLKPPSAYNMIASSTGVWNNTSSESPPFGSSGPSKDSLSSSPTFTTEINTPSISTYPVNSFPVSQESVTLDEFPPSSTTSRSASLPSFSSSTMAVSTTSPDTVPSSSTNSAIVTSISPTASDIPTSTTVPPIINLWNLLIARITTANGIPFLTKNVTSISSISDGITSGSHNEELKGSSTSSMPSPTENSTFVTRPFWLVTRPSGDSPLVLSTGQTFSKESMPTPVAISRTTTPTAEPSVQTSTMDSSTHSVADLILTLPVWLQSNITNPSKLTTTRLSSPKTSSTEALHDVTSESTTSTTPLPTTSSSLNFLTNLIVNGHPYIKNCTEHVVHSSSSISSVTNNVTNKIIFQMNMTADMGNQLNSSFHLEKWSEALNQFLSFSHLKTQREEIQSSAICEAAGDSILLKSLLCSNQSLSTKGERFPNLMQLIRHLAPSIIANLTTAMNVTEIQNSVNVTEFEINQTSTESTIPIPTESTTMSTLLMQRFTESFLLNLSTSAFNNVPVSPLPTVLNISLESLMENLTEQLKDTQLTDVISAVNRLSQNISEGFLESLIQNNNSNSDVFFSQPIKFESVKEDVITTQEHTSTSSTMIPTTEVHDVLQKDFWKINKRNPIKKLQRVADAGRVIPPSFGLSWRGTMKPVSSIFRFFAKPAVGRL from the exons ATGTTGGACGAATTTTATGGAACATCTGAGCTGCCCCAAAACCTTGCAGATACTTCCACATTTTTCATGCCGACCGAGCTGTCAACCAAtcatcaaaattttgtttctgaATACTCTGTGACGCCCGGTGCAAATATGCAAACTCTTACCGAAGAGAAGCTGTCGTCTTCATTTTTACCTACTTCACCGGAAATTACTACTTTTGGCACTGAACTGGTAGACATGGAAAACAACCGTGTATCACCTACGACCAGCCTCTTCTTGGAGGATTTCCAGTCAAATGTAACATCCGGGGAAACTCTTTCTTCTCCCATTTCTTTTGATATGTTAGTCTCTTCTAGTGGTTCATTCGAACAAACCCTGACCCCTTTGCAAACGAGTCCTTTAGTAGTAATGACCGATTCACTTACAACTGCATCATTGCTGAATGTTGACACCTCAGACAACGAagatttcgtttcttttggCTCATCTACTTCAGATTCTTTAAGTGAATTTCAGCTACTGGGGGCAGATTTTACGACGCCTGATGTAGTAATTGATGTTTCGACCGCTGCACCAATTTCCGAAAACGAAGGCTCTGCCGAAAACTCGATCCTAACTGTAGAAGACGAAGGAAGTGGAACAGGAACTCCAGGCTTTTTAAATGATACTGCCCAACCGACTCAAACTACCATCCCTGAAATTGATTTGACGACGAATGGACCATTTTCTTCGCCAGCTGTCAGCATCTGGGAAACGTTTCACACGGATGGAACAGTCGCGTCTAGTGTTGAAAGTACGTCAGCAAGGGGAGTGTCAGACAATCTGATCGGGCAAGAACTTGCAAATGATTCATTTGCATCTATGGGTTTTTCTGAAACTACTAATCTCAGTCCGTTGATTAGTTCTTCTTCTGAAATGTCGATCGCCTCCACACCAACAACTGTCGACATTTTATCTACTGAGACTCCATCGAGTCAGATGCCTATTGATGTCACAACTTCTGCTGGATCACAGTCGACAGTAGAGTCAACAACGTCTCTGCCATCTCTTGTGCCGAATGTTCTACATCTTTCCAGTCAAAGTCCGATCTTCGATGTGGTGACTGTATCATTAAAGCCCCCATCAGCTTATAACATGATTGCTAGTTCGACAGGAGTATGGAACAACACTTCATCAGAGAGCCCACCTTTCGGTTCTAGTGGTCCATCGAAAGATTCACTCTCTTCGTCACCTACCTTTACAACGGAAATCAATACACCTAGCATTTCAACGTATCCCGTCAATTCGTTTCCCGTTTCCCAGGAATCGGTCACATTAGATGAATTTCCACCTTCTTCAACAACTTCTCGTTCAGCATCGCTGCCTTCCTTTTCTTCGTCTACTATGGCAGTGTCAACGACCTCCCCTGATACGGTGCCTTCGTCTTCAACGAACTCTGCAATCGTGACGTCTATCTCTCCAACTGCTTCAGACATTCCGACATCAACAACTGTTCCTCCTATCATAAACCTATGGAATTTATTAATCGCAAGGATAACCACAGCCAATGGAATCCcctttttaacaaaaaatgtcACGTCGATCTCTTCGATTTCTGATGGCATCACTTCCGGTTCACATAACGAAGAGCTTAAAGGTTCCTCAACATCTTCAATGCCCAGCCCAACAG AAAATTCTACGTTTGTAACCCGTCCGTTTTGGTTGGTAACTCGTCCCAGCGGCGATTCACCTCTTGTATTATCGACCGGCCAAACGTTTTCGAAAGAAAGCATGCCGACACCTGTTGCTATTTCTCGCACAACGACACCTACCGCCGAACCTTCCGTGCAGACGTCCACGATGGACTCTTCTACTCACTCCG TTGCAGATCTTATTTTGACTCTTCCGGTTTGGTTACAAAGTAATATCACGAATCCGTCAAAGTTAACGACCACACGACTGTCCAGCCCAAAAACATCGTCCACAGAAG CACTTCACGACGTCACTTCTGAATCGACAACATCAACGACGCCTCTGCCAACAACTTCGTCTTCGCTGAATTTTTTAACGAATTTAATCGTCAACGGCCATCCATACATTAAGAATTGTACAGAACATGTAGTGCATTCGTCCTCTTCCATCTCTTCTGTAACCAACAACGTCACTAACAAAATCATCTTCCAAATGAACATGACAGCTGACATGGGAAATCAGCTGAATTCTTCGTTTCATCTCGAGAAGTGGTCAGAAGCGCTGAATCAGTTTCTCAGTTTCTCACATCTGAAAACTCAGCGGGAAGAAATCCAATCATCAGCCATTTGTGAAGCCGCTGGAGATTCAATACTTCTTAAATCTTTACTCTGTTCCAACCAATCACTTTCAACCAAAGGAGAGCGTTTCCCCAATCTTATGCAACTCATTAGACACTTAGCGCCTTCAATTATTGCTAACTTGACAACAGCTATGAATGTAACAGAAATTCAGAACTCTGTCAACGTAACTGAGTTCGAAATTAACCAAACTAGCACTGAATCGACCATCCCCATACCCACGGAAAGTACCACAATGTCAACTCTTCTGATGCAGCGCTTTACAGAATCTTTCCTTCTAAACTTGTCAACATCTGCCTTTAATAACGTACCTGTATCTCCTTTACCGACAGTGTTAAACATTAGTTTAGAATCTCTGATGGAAAATCTAACAGAACAGTTGAAAGATACTCAACTGACTGATGTCATATCAGCAGTCAACCGCCTCAGCCAAAACATCTCTGAAGGCTTCCTGGAAAGTCTTATTCAGAACAATAATTCGAACAGTGACGTGTTTTTCAGTCAACCCATTAAATTTGAAAGTGTAAAGGAAGATGTAATTACCACCCAAGAACACACGTCGACATCGTCAACAATGATTCCTACTACAGAAGTACACGATGTCCTGCAAAAAGATTTTTGGAAGATAAACAAGCGAAATCCCATCAAAAAGCTACAGCGTGTTGCAGATGCGGGTCGTGTCATCCCACCATCTTTTGGCCTGTCATGGCGGGGCACGATGAAACCCGTCTCGAgtattttccgttttttcgcCAAACCTGCAGTTGGTCGTCTGTAG
- the LOC116929953 gene encoding PPE family protein PPE10, producing the protein MVIENLQGRRRRQFLVLWTLFCLALQCENIDALGLSRNPLFNGMLNRRNAIPSASIGNLHHNQQLFKHQQNYHQLLHQQQEPLVPAASSPPVVAANNLANHVDPYISGSNSLDKAVPENPELDQIAADVQAEQKSNNLAASASSTSYTSAASGGYGAGTGGSLGSYGSGGSVGSYGGGSASSGGGYGGGSGGAGAGYGSSSVGAIGSYDSTGSIGNYGSGGSYGGSSGGVGSSYGGLTGGSYGGSTGASSYGAGSTGLSSYGAGSTGAGSYGSGGNSFNFGGSSGGSYGLNSGSSSFGVPYGGGSPSYSVSYPAQQGATKADTIHLLSSLAPSLLLSSLLIPLALALLTNTTNSLIGRKKRDLYNDYDDDLQFSLSGDILDADITLLDAHFFPTMDAMLESYSPDDGERLAEFVRHRGLLDTHNPCLEKLACLAATTNSKFKRYDNLKRAIRLMEKTVDPHIKKRLQDGSSVGTTKERNCLTKFICKSMKSDVQS; encoded by the exons ATGGTTATCGAAAACCTGCAA GGACGTCGACGACGTCAATTTTTGGTGCTTTGGACTCTTTTCTGTTTGGCTCTACAATGTGAAAATATCGACGCTCTCGGATTATCGAGAAATCCATTGTTCAACGGCATGTTGAATCGGAGAAACGCAA TTCCATCTGCGAGCATCGGCAACCTGCATCACAACCAACAGCTTTTTAAACATCAGCAAAATTACCACCAGTTGTTACATCAGCAACAAGAGCCACTAGTTCCAGCTGCTTCATCCCCACCAGTTGTAGCAGCAAATAACTTAGCCAATCACG TTGATCCTTATATAAGTGGGTCTAATTCTTTGGACAAGGCAGTTCCCGAAAATCCCGAATTAGATCAAATTGCAGCTGACGTTCAGGCTGAACAGAAGTCGAACAACTTGGCCGCTTCAGCATCCAGCACAAG CTATACTTCCGCCGCCAGTGGAGGCTACGGGGCAGGCACTGGTGGTTCGCTTGGAAGCTATGGATCGGGTGGCTCGGTCGGAAGCTATGGAGGTGGATCAGCTAGTTCCGGTGGAGGATATGGAGGAGGATCTGGCGGCGCAGGCGCAGGATACGGAAGCTCATCTGTCGGAGCAATCGGAAGTTATGATTCAACAGGATCTATTGGAAACTATGGATCAGGCGGAAGCTATGGAGGAAGTTCTGGTGGAGTTGGTTCAAGTTATGGCGGACTCACAGGTGGTAGTTACGGAGGATCTACAGGAGCAAGTAGTTACGGAGCAGGATCTACTGGATTAAGCAGTTACGGAGCAGGATCTACTGGAGCAGGTAGTTACGGTTCAGGTGGAAACAGttttaattttggtggtaGCTCAGGCGGTAGCTACGGCCTGAACAGCGGATCTTCATCATTTGGCGTACCATACGGCGGCGGATCTCCATCTTACTCC GTCTCCTATCCAGCACAACAAGGAGCCACAAAAGCAGACACTATTCATCTTCTAAGTTCGCTTGCACCTTCCCTTCTGCTCAGTTCATTGTTGATACCCCTAGCTCTGGCTTTATTGACCAATACTACCAACTCGCTAATTGGAAGAAAGAAACGTGACCTGTATAATGATTATGATGATGACTTGCAATTTTCGTTGAGCGGAGACATTTTAGACGCTGACATTACGTTATTGGACGCCCATTTTTTCCCAACAATGGACGCCATGCTAGAATCTTACTCACCTGACGATGGCGAGAGACTAGCCGAATTCGTGCGCCACCGGGGCTTGCTTGACACTCATAATCCTTGTCTAGAGAAGTTGGCGTGTCTGGCTGCGACCACTAATagcaagtttaaacgatatgaCAATCTGAAAag AGCTATACGACTGATGGAGAAAACTGTTGATCCACATATAAAGAAACGTTTACAAGATGGATCTTCAGTGGGTACAACCAAAGAACGAAACTGCTTGACCAAATTCATTTGCAAAAGCATGAAATCGGATGTTCAGTCCTAA